GTTCGGGTCTGCATCACATGGTGTTCGAAGTTTCCGACAACGCGATCGACGAGGCGCTGGCCGGCCATTGCGACCGCGTGCTGATCGAACTGCACCCCGACAACTCGGTATCGGTGGACGATAACGGCCGCGGCATCCCGACCGACATCCACAAGGAAGAAGGCGTTTCGGCGGCAGAGGTCATCATGACTCAGCTGCACGCGGGCGGCAAGTTTGAGAATACGTCCGACGACAATGCCTACAAGGTGTCGGGCGGGTTGCACGGCGTGGGCGTCTCGGTCGTCAACGCGCTGTCCGAATGGCTGGAACTGACGATCTGGCGCGACGGCAAGGAACACTGGATGCGGTTTGAGCATGGCAATGCCGTCTCGCCGCTTGAAATCAAGGGCGACGCGCCGCTGAACGAGGATGGCAAGCCGCGCAAGGGCACCCGCGTACGCTTTTCGGCCAGCGACCAGACCTTCAAGAACGTCACCGAATACGATTTCGACAAGCTGGAGCACCGCTATCGCGAGCTGGCGTTCCTGAATTCGGGCGTGCGCATCATTCTGCGCGATCTGCGCCACGAAGAACCGCTGGAGCATGACCTGTTCTACGAAGGCGGCATCGGCGCTTTCGTGAAATACCTCGACCGCAACAAGCAACCGATGATCCCCGACCCTATCGCAATCAGCGCGGAAAAGGACGGCATCGGGATCGAGGTCGCCCTGGAGTGGAACGATTCCTACTACGAGAATGTCCTGTGCTTCACGAACAACATCCCGCAGCGTGATGGCGGTACGCACCTTGCCGCGTTCCGTGCGGCTTTGACCCGTACGCTGAACGGGTATGCCGACCGGTCGGGCCTGATGAAAAAGGAAAAGGTCTCGCTGTCGGGCGAGGATATGCGCGAGGGGCTGACCGCCATCGTTTCGGTAAAGCTGCCCGATCCCAAATTCGGGTCGCAGACCAAGGACAAACTGGTTTCGTCCGAGGTTCGCCAACCGCTCGAAAGCCTGATGAGCGATAAAATGAGCGAATGGCTGGAGGAAAACCCCAACCACGCCAAGGCGATCATCCAGAAGGTCGTCGACGCCGCCGCCGCACGCGAAGCCGCCCGCCGCGCCCGCGAGATGAGCCGCAAGGGCGCGATGAGCGTCGCTTCGCTCCCCGGCAAGCTGGCCGATTGCCAGGAACGCGATCCGGCCAAGTGCGAAATCTTCCTGGTCGAGGGCGATTCCGCAGGCGGCAGCGCCAAGCAGGGCCGCGACCGCAAGACGCAGGCGATCCTGCCGCTGAAGGGCAAAATCCTGAACGTGGAACGCGCCCGGTTCGACCGGATCATCGGATCGAAGGAAGTCGGCACGCTGATCCAGGCGATGGGCACCGGTTTGCGCGACGAGTTCAACCTTGAAAAGCTGCGCTATCACAAGATCGTCATCATGACCGACGCCGATGTCGACGGCGCGCATATCCGCACCCTGCTCTTGACGTTCTTCCACCGCCAGATGCCCGAGATCATCAAGGCCGGGCATCTCTATATCGCGCAGCCGCCGCTTTATAAGGTCAGCAAGGGCCGGTCCGAGGTTTACCTGAAGGACAACGACGCGCTTGACCGTTACCTGATCGAGGGTGGGCTTTCGAACAAGGTGCTGGAAACCCGCGAAGGCGCGCGCAGCGGCGACGATCTGGCCGCGCTGGTCGAACAGGCCCGCCGCTTCAAGTCGACACTGGCCTTTGCGCCGGGGCGCTACAATTCCTCGATTGTCGAAGCGCTGGCGCTGGCCGGTGCGCTCGACCCTGCGCTGACTCCCGCCGCGCGGGACGAGGCGCTGGCCCGCACCGCGGCGACGATGCAGGTCGAAGACCCGGAAGCCAAATGGACGGCCAAGGCCACCGACGAAGGCTATGCCATCGAGCGGCTGTGGCGCGGCGTGACCGATCACTTCGCCATCGACGCCAAATTTCTCGACAGTGCAGAGGCGCGCAAGTTGCACCGCGTGGCCGCCGAACAAGCCGATGCCTATATCGGCGGTGCGCGCCTGATCCGCGGTTCCGCGATCGAGGACGACGGCGAGGACGCCGCCCCCGCGAAGACCGAGGGACACATCACCCGCCCGACGCAGCTGTTGGAAAAAGTGCTGGCCGCCGGGCGCAAGGGCCTGTCCATTTCCCGCTACAAGGGCCTAGGCGAGATGAACGCGGAGCAGCTTTGGGAAACCACGCTGGACCCGGACAACCGCGCCTTGTTGCAGGTAAAGGTCGAAGACGCGGATGTGACCGACGAAATCTTCACCCGCCTGATGGGCGACATCGTCGAACCGCGCCGCGACTTCATTCAGGAAAACGCGCTGAACGTCGTCAACCTCGACGTCTGATCCGATGGGTCCCAGGGGGAGTTTCTCGGAACCGCCCCGTCCCGCACCGGTTCGCAGATGGTACACCTGTAAAGGAGCATCTGCATGACGACGAATACCGCAACGGCCCGCTACGAGGGTCTTGGCAAGGACGGCAAGGGCCATGTCGCAACCGTATCGGGCGCGCTTGATGCGCCCTATGGTTTCAACACCCGTTTCGAGGACGCGCCCGGCACCAACCCGGAAGAAATGATCGCCGCCGCCCACGCATCCTGCTTTACGATGGCAACCAGCTTTGGACTTGCCAAGGCTGGCTATACGGACGGACAGCTCGACACCGAATGCACGGTCACGCTGGAAAAGGACGGTGACGGGTTCAAGGTGAGCAAGTCGGCGCTAACACTTACCGCAAAGGTTGCAGGTATCGGGCAGGAAGAGTTCGAAAAAATCACCGACGAAACGAAGGCGGGATGCCCGATCTCGAAGCTGCTCAACTGCGAAATCACGCTGGATCGGACGCTCGAAGCTTGAACGACACGCCGCGCATCCTGTTCGTCTGCCTCGGCAACATCTGCCGCTCTCCGCTGGCCGAAGCGGCGTTGCGGGCCGAGGCAGATCGGGCTGGACTTACAATAGCGGTCGACAGCGCGGGCACGGGCGCTTGGCACGTCGGCAACCCGCCGGACCCGCGCGCTATTTCGGAAGCGGCGCGCAATGGCATGGACATCGCGCACTATCGCGCACGGCAGGTTGGCCGGAACGACTTCACTGCCTTCACCCATATCTACGCGCTGGATGCCGACAATCTGGCCAACTTGCGCAGGATGCGGCCATCCGATGGCACCGCCGCTCTCGCCCTTTTGCTCGACGAAGTGCCGGGCCGCACGGGAGAGGCGGTGGCCGACCCCTATTATGGCGACGACAGCGGCTTTGCGGTGACATGGGCCGACGTCAGCGCCGCCGCCCGCGCGATCGTCGCGCGGTTGCGCTAAACGTCCTCCACCCAGCCTTTTCGCAACTGCCGTCCAGCCAGCCCCATGAACAGCGCGGCCAGCCCGTATAGGGCCAGCGCGAACAGCATCGACCAGCGAAGCGCCTCATCGCCGTAAACCGGCTTCAAGGCATCGGACAGTGCGCCCAAGGCATAGATGCCGCCGCCAAGCCCGATCAGGTTGTTGATCAGCAGGAACAGTGACGAAGCCGTCGCCCGCTCTGCCGGGGCGACAAGGTGCTGGACCGCCGACAGCACCGGGCCCAGCCAGATGTAGGCGAAGGCCTGCGGGATCAGGAACAGCACGAAAGCCAGAGCGACGCTGCCCGATACGATACCGCCCGCATAGAACGGGATCGCACAGAGATAGGCCAGCGTCGGCAGCCACGCATACCAAGCGCGGTCCCTGCGCCCAAGCTTGTCGCCCAGCCAGCCGCCCAGCAACACCCCCGCGACTCCGCCGATCAGCAGCACCCCGCCAAAGAATTGCGAGGTCTGCACAAGGTCCAGCCCGAAACTGCGCTGAAGCAAGCTGGGCAACCAGAACGCGACGCCATAACCCAGCATTGAACCCGATGCCGCCCCGAACGAGAGCAGCCAGAACGCAGGCTTGCGCGCCAGCAGTCCGGCGATGGCACGGAACTTTGGCGCCTCGCCCGTGGCGACAGGCGCGCGGGGCACGTCTTTTACCACCAGCTTGAACAGCGGCGCGAGCAGCACGCCCAGCAGGCCGACGACGACAAACGCCACCCGCCAGTCGACCGTCGCCGCGATATAACCGCCCGCCATGACGCCCAGCGCCGAACCCAGCGGAATGCCGAGCGAATAGATCGAGAGCGCAAAGGCCCGCTTCGAACTGGGGAAATAGTCTCCGATAATCGCGTAGGATGGCGCGACACCGCCAGCCTCTCCGATGCCGACGCCCAATCGTGCCAGAAAGATGTGCCAGAACCCGCCCGCCAGTCCGCAGATCGCGGTAAACCCGCTCCACAGCACGAGGCTGACGGTTATCACCCAGCTCCGGCTCGTCCGATCCGCCAGCCACGCCAGCGGCACAGCGAGCGTCGAATACAGCAACGCAAACGCGATCCCGCCCAGCAGGCCCATCTGCGTATCGCTAAGCTGCAGGTCGGCCTGTATAGGCGCAGCAAGGATCGAGAGGATTTGCCGGTCGAGAAAATTGAAGATGTAAACCGCCAGCAGCATCCCCAGCACCGGTCCCGGTTTTGCGGGAAGTGTCCGGGCAGGTTCGGTCCGGGCGGGCGGCGTTTCGGTGGTGGTCGCGGTCATCGGGCGTATTCGTGCAGGAAGGGCAGCAGTGCCGCAAGCACCTCCGGCTCATCCAGCAATGGCGCATGGCCGCGCTGGGGCACTTCCACCGCCACAAAGGGGCCGGCGTGACGCCGCTCCATCTCCGCCTGCGTTTCCGCGGCCATCAGGTCAGATAAGGCACCGCGCAAGCTGAGCACCGGCAACGTGCCAAAACTGTCCCAGAGCGGCCAAAGATCGGCGGGCACAACGGCATCGCTGCCCTCTGTCATGCCCAGTGCGATGGCCGGGTCATACGCGGGGCTGATCCCCTCCGGTCCCTCGCGTGATGTGCGCTGGGCAAAAGCCAGCCAGTCGCGATCATCGAAGCCGGGAAAGGCATCGGCATTGATCGCCGCCACCTTGCCCGCCGCATCCGCCCATGCCGCGACCGGCTTTGACGGTCCGACATATTCGGTGATCCGCGCCAGCCCGGCGGCGTCAACCACCGGCCCGATGTCGTTCAGTACCATTGCCTTAAGCCGGTCGGGCGCAGTCGCGGCCAGGCCCATGCCGATCAGCCCGCCCATCGACGTGCCGATCACCGCACAACGATCGATGCCAAGGCTGTCGAGCAAGGCAAGCATGTCGGCCATGTAGACATCGACGCGATAGTTTTCGGGCGTGTCGTCGTTATCCGACAGCCCCCGCCCGCGCTGATCCGGCACGATCAGCCGCCAATCGGCAAGATGCGGCACGAGCGGTTCGAAATCGGCGCTGTTGCGAGTCAATCCATGCATCAGCAACAGCGGGGTTTTCGCTTCGGCCCCTTCGCCCGCGCCATCCGTTCGCCCCCCGGCCGGATAGTCGCGTGCGAAGAGATCGAGCCGCCCGTCTGCCGAGCGATACCGATGCTCCCGGTACTGGACCACAGTCCCTCTCCCGATGGTCACAGCTTTAGAAACGGATCTCGCCCGTCACGAAGATGCGGCGCGGATCGCCATAGAATGCCGTGCGAATGCCCTCCGTACCCAGCGAGCTTACGTAGTTCGGATCGCCGGTGATGTAGTTGTAGCCAGACACCACATAGCGCTTGTCGAACAGGTTCTTGGCATGAACGCCGATGGTGAAACGGTCGGCATCGTCGCTGTATACGACGCTGGCGTTGACCAGCGCGAAGCCATCCTGATCGAGGCCGGGGATCGGGTTCTCGAACTGTTGCGAATCGCTGCGCAGCGATACGCTGCCGAGGAAATCGACGATGCCGCCGCCGACCGGCAGGCCAAGGTCGAAGCCCCAGTTTACCGTCCATTCGGGCGTGTTCTGGATGCGCCGCTGATCTGAAATGTCGGCACCGTTCAGGATGAATTCGTTGAACTTGGCATCGAGGTAGCCGACCGCGCCATTGACGCTGAACCGGCTGCCCATCCCGGCGAAGTCGCGACCGGCCAGTGCGTCGAATTCGATCTCGAAACCGTTGATATCGGCGCTGGCCGCGTTGGTCGTGATGCCGCGGAACGCTTCGAACACGCCGTCACCGTCGGAGTCGACCCCTTCGGAGCCGAGGATCTGCATGTCGGTATAGTCGTTCTTGAATGCCGCGACGCTTAGGTTCAGGCGACGGTCGAGCAGCGATGCCTTCCAGCCGATTTCAAAGCTGTCGACCACTTCGGGATCGAAGGTCATGAAGTCGTAAATCTCGGCATCGCTGACCGTGCCGTCATTATCCAGATCGATGGCATCGGTGGTCTGGCCGCGCGGGTCGAAACCACCGCCCTTGAAGCCCTTCGAATAGGTTGCGTAAAGCGTGTGGTTCGGCGCGGGCTTGAAGCTGAGCGAGGCGCGCGGGGTGAATTCCTTGAACGTGCGGGAACCGTCGAAATCGGACGTAACCGCAAACGGGATCGCATCGCCGCCGAACAGGTCGGAATAGCCGCCGACATAGCTGGTCCGCTTAACGATAGAGCTGCGTTTGTCGTAGGTATAACGCCCGCCCAGCGACAGGCTGATCTTGTCGGTCAGATCATATGTGAAATCACCGAAGATCGACCAGGTATCGGTACCAACCTCGCCCACCGTCTGCCCGTTCAGGCCGGTGTAGATCGTCGTATCGTTCAGGAAGTTCAGCAGGTCGCCGGTAGTGAACAACGCGACGTCGAAGCCGGTAAAGGCGCTGGCATTAAGATAATAAGCGCCCAGCACACCGTTCAGGCGGTCGCCTTCGTAAAGAAGCTGAAATTCCTGGCTGAACTGGTCGTTTTTGTAGATCGCGGGCACGTCGACGTCGACGATGTCGAGGCTGTCGAAATCGATCGGAGAGGTCGACTTGTCCTTGCGATAGCCGGTGATCGACTTCAGCGTGACGACATCGTTCAGCTCGTAAGCGATGTTGAGCGCGCCGCCATAGGCTTCAACCTCCTGATCCACGACATCCAGCCCGGCACGGGTATCGTATACGTCGTCGAGCGGTTCAACGCCGGTGACGAGACCGTCGAGCAAGCGATGGCCCTGGCGCGCGAAGCTGTTGTCCTTCACATAGTCGCCCGACAGGCGGATCGAGAGCGGGCCGCCGTCATATTCGATGGTGCCGCGCGCGGCCCATACGTCCTTGTTGTAATTCTCCTTGCCCGGCTGGTTGACGTAATCGCCAAACCCGCCCCGGCTGAGCCGAGCGCCGCTGACGCCGACCCGCAGACCATCGCTGAGCGGTGTGGACGCGGTGACGACAACGTCGGCCTGATCGTAGGAACCGTAAGTGCCCCGCACCTTGAACGTGGTTTCATAGGGCAGGCTGGCGGTCACGTACTTGATCGCGCCGCCGATGGTGTTGCGACCGTAAAGCGTGCCCTGCGGACCGCGCAGCACTTCGATCCGCTCTACTTCGTACACGTCAAGAACGGCGGCCTGCGGGCGAGCGAGATAGACATCGTCGATGTAGAGGCCGACGCCCGGTTCGTACCCTGCGACCGGGTCTTGCTGGCCGATGCCGCGGATGAAGGCGGAGAGCGTGGTGTTGGTGCCGCGCGATACTTCCAGCGTGACGTTCGGAACGTCCTCGCCGATTTCCTCCAGCGTCTGCGTGCCCTTCTTGGCCAGCGTCTCGCTGCTGATCGCGGTGACCGAAATCGGAACGTCGAGCAGGCGTTCCTCGCGGCGGCGGGCGGTGACCACGATCTCGTTGCCGTCCTCAATGTCCGACAGGCTGCTGGCCGCGTCCTGTGCCGCGGCGGGCGTGGCGACGGTGGCGGCAATGGCAAAAGTGCTGGCGGCGCAAGCGAAAAGCGCGGTCTTCATCAGGGTCATCCTCCGATCGAGCGGCCTTTCATCAGGCCTTGGATTGCTCGGTATTGAAAGTTGAACCGACTTTCAAGTCCTGATTGTTTGCCTTTGCCCGCGTTGCAGCGTAGCTGTTGCGAAATGAGCACAATTCCTGCGGACGAAGGCGGCAAGACAAGCAAGGAACCACGCACCGAACGGGGCCGTCGAACGCTGCGCAAGTTGCTGGATGCCGCCGCGATAGAGTTCGGCGAAAAGGGCTTCCACGAAGCGTCGATCAGCGGGATCACTCGCCGCGCCGGAACCGCGCTGGGCAGTTTCTATACCTACTTCGATTCGAAGGACGAGATTTTCCGTGCGCTGGTTTCGGATATGAGCGGCATGGTCCGCGCGCGTTCCGCCGAAGAGGTGAAGCCGGGCATGAATGCGCTGGAGGTCGAGACCGCCGCGCTGACCGGGTTCCTGAAATTCGCGGTAGAGCACAAGGAAATCTACCGCATCGTCGACGAGGCAGAGTTCGTCGATCCAGACAGCTATCGCGAACACTATGTCTCAACGGCGAAGCGCATTCTCTCCCGCCTTGAAAACGGCATGGCCAGCGGCGAATTCCGCCCCGGCATGGGTGAGGCTCAGGCCTGGGCGCTGATGGGCATGTATGTCTTTCTTGGCATGCGATATGCCATCATGGGCGAGGATCGCCCGGTGGAAGAGATGGTCGCGGTGGCGCGCGGCATCCTGGAGAACGGTATCCGTCCCGAGTAACGCCGCGCGCGTTGCGCGTCAGGCGGGGCGGCGGGCGAAGACCCCGAACCCGGCGATGATGGCATAGCAGATCGCCGGCAGGATCAGCGCCAGCGCAAGGCTGCCCGTCACGTCGGCCAGCACGCCGAACACCACCGGCACGACTGCACCGCCGACGATGGCGACGTTGATGATCCCCGACCCGTCCGCCGCGCGCGAACCCAGCTTTTCGCAGGCGAGCGCAAAGATCGTCGGGAACATGATCGAATTCATCAAGCCGACCGCCAGCAGGCTGTACCCTGCGACCGCCCCGCTGCTGAGCGCGGAGATCGCGATCAAGGCAATCGCCGCCGCCGCGTTGAAGGCAAGGATCTTGCCCGGGCTGAACACCCGCAGCAGCGCCGAACCGATAAACCGGCCCACCATCGCCCCGCCCCAGTACAGCGTGATCATCCAGCCGATCACCGATTCCGGCTGACCGAATACTCGCGCCTCGGCAAGGTAGTTGATCAGGATCGAACCGATGGACACTTCTGCCCCGACATATAGGAAGATCGACAGCGCACCGAAGCCGAAGCGCGACCGCTTCAGCAGAGACAGCCCGCCAATCAGCGAGCTTTCCTCGTGATTTTCACCCTGCAACCGATTGCGAAACAACCAGACGGCCAGCGCGACCACGCCGATGGCCACCGCAAGGCCGAGGTAGGTGTTCACGATCATGTTGGATTCGGCAGTGCGATAGGCGCGCAAGGCCTCGCCCGTCAGCTGATCGGCGCTGACATCGGCCAGCTTGCCAAGGATCAGCCCCGCCCCGATAGCGGGAAACACCGTGGTGCCCAGCGAATTGAACGCCTGTCCGAAGGTCAGCCGGCTATGCGCGGTACGCTGCGGACCCAACAGGCTGATCAGCGGGTTCGCCACGACCTGCACCATGACCACCCCGCTGGCGAGGACGAAGTAGGCGAAGAGGAAGATCGCATAAGTCGCGGTCTGGCTGGCCGGGATGAACATAAGGCACCCCGCCATCATCGTGATCAACCCGATCACCGCGCCGCGCATATAGCCGACCTTTTTCACCAGCCGCGCCATCGGCAGGCCCATCACGAAATAGGCCGCGAAGAAGCAGAACTGCACCAGCATCGCCTGCGTGTAGTTCAGCGTGAACAGCTCTTTCAGTTTCGGGATAACCACGTCGTTCAGGGACGTGATGCCGCCGAAGATGAAGAACAAAGCAAAGACGAACGGCTGCAACCCCGGCGCGTCGATGTGGGTGCCCTCGTCCTCGATCGGATTCGGGTCGGTCGAGCTTGCAATATCGGGGGCGATTGCCATGCGGGCGTCTCCTCTTGCCGGGTCCGTCTGTCGCAGCCCGGCGCGGTTTTCTTTTATGTCAGGCGGTCAGTCCGCGAAAGCGGGGCAGTCCGACGTTCGCACCACCGGCGCAATGCGAGCGGAGAGCAGCGCGAGCGAAAGCCCCTCACCCGCAGACAGGAACATCGGCGTATCCATCTGCGACAGGTTCGCGCCCGCGTCGGCAAAGCATTGCAGCGGGATCGCAAGGCTGGAAACCTCACCCTTGGGCGCGGCCTTCAGCCGTTCGGTCATGTCGACGGTACGCCCTGCAAAACCAAGCGTGACCGGACCGCTGCCTACGGAATCGATCCGCCATTCGATGGCCAGCGATCCGCCCTCTGCCAACTGGTGCGACAGGTCTGCGGCAGGCCCTTCGATCAGGGCGTTGCCGTTTCCGGTCCATGTCAGCGCCTTGGCGTCTTCCTGCGCACGGACATCGACCGACCGGACAGAGACCAGACCGCCCGCGCTCTCGATCGGGGCCGAGGCCACATCGCGGCGGCCGCCTGCGTCCTCTACCTTCAGCACCCACGGCGCCAGCGCCCGGCCCGCGCCAAAGAAGCTGGCGACGTTCAGCGCCTCTGCCATGTCCATGCCTGGATCTTCGGACAGAGTGCCGAACTGGGCGGGCCGCGCATAGCTCTGGCCATAGCCCAGCGGGAACAGTGGGCGGCCAATCGGCGCCTTCGCATCGCGCGGCCATGGGAACGACAGCGTGCCGGTGAAATCGCGCGGCGACTTGCCGTCCGCACCCGCGATCAGCACGTCGGCCACGCCCGCCCCCTGCGACCCGGGGAGCCATGCGGCCACGAACGCGTCGGAGGCGTTGATTTCGGGGCTGGTGAACATCGGGCGGCCCGAAAGGAAGACCGAGACCACCGGAATACCCTTGGCCTTCAGGCTTTTCAGAAGAGCAAGGTCGCTGGGGTTCGACGGCTGATAGTCCAGCGTCGGGACATCGCCTTGATACTCGGCATAGGGCGTTTCGCCAAAGACGACGATGGCGACATCGGGGGTCTGATCGAAACTGCCGTCTGCGGACAACGTGGCGCTGCCGCCCGCCTGCGTCACGGCGCTGTTCAAGCCATCCCAGATCGTCTGGCCGTTGCGGAAATCGTCATGGGTGACGTCGGTGCCTTGCCAGCTGACCGTCCAGCCGCCCGACTGGATCGCCATCGAATCGGCGGCAGGTCCGGCGACCAGCACTTTCGCGCCCGGCTTGATCGGCAAGACCGACCCTTCGTTCTTCAGCAGGACCAGCGACTTCGCCACCGCTTCGCGAGCGACCGCAAGGTGCGCGGGCGCGCCGACGGCGGCATGGTCGCGGCGCTGCATCGGCGGCGTGTCCATCAGGCCCAGCTTGAACTTCACGCGCAGGATGCGGCGCACCGCATCGTTCAGCCTCGCCTGCGTTATCGCCCCGCTGCGCGCCTGCGCCAGCGTGGTTTCATAAAGACCCTTCCAGCTATCGGGGGCCATGAACATGTCGAGCCCCGCCATGATCGCGCTGGGGCAATCGGTATTGGTGCAACCCGGCACCTGACCATGCGCGTTCCAGTCGCCGACGGTAAACCCCTGAAATCCCAAAGCACCCTTCAGCGCGTCGGTCAGCAGCGAGTGGTTGCCGTGGTTTTTTACGCCATTCCAGCTTGAGAAGCTGGCCATCACGGTCAGCGCACCTGCGTCGATCGCGGTGACGTAACCGGCGGCATGGATGTCGATCAGTTCGCGTTCCGAAATTTGCGCATCACCCTGATCGTCGCCGCCCAGCGTGCCGCCGTCGGCTAGGAAGTGCTTGGCTGTTGCGGCTACGCGGTCGGCGGGAATCTGCACCCCGCCTTCCAGCTTCCCCTGCAGGCCCAGCACCATTTCCTTGCCATAGCGGGCAACGATCTGCGGGTCGGAGGAATAGCCTTCATATGTCCGGCCCCAACGCGGATCCTGCGGCACGGCCAGCGTCGGCGCGAACGTCCATTCGATGCCGCTGCCCGCGATTTCCACCGCAGTCACTTCGGCAATGCGCCGGATCAGCGCGGGATCGTGCGCCGCGCCCAGCCCGATGTTGTGCGGGAATACGGTCGCACCGGGAATGTTGTTGTGCCCGTGAACCGCGTCGACACCGAAGATGATCGGGATCGCCACGCCCTTTTCGCGCGGCTCCAACGATACGGCGCGGAATTCACCGACCAGCCGATCCCAGTCCGCAGCGGTTGCCCGCTCGTTACCATAGGGGCCGCTGTTCCCGCCGGCCAGGATCGACCCGAGCGGATAAGTGCGCAGGTCTTCGGGAGAGATCGCGGAGATATCCGCCTGCACCAGTTGGCCGACCCGCTGTTCCAGCGTCATGCGCGCGATCAGGGCCGAGATGCGGTTTTCGGTCGCAAGGTCGGTAATCGCCGCCGGCGTGCGCGCGCTGGGCCAGTTGGCCGGGTTCGCGGTGGCGGCATCGGGTGTGTCAGAGGTGACAGTCTGTGCCGCGACGGGCGTCGCCATGCCGATCAGTCCAAGAAGTAAAATATGCGGAGCAATCCTCACCGCGTTTCCCCATCCCAAATTGCATTGTGAACGTTATCAACTAAGCATTTGCACGCATCCGGCGGGGTAGTCAACCCCGGCTGACGCTTGGCAAATCAACCTTTGCGGGAAAGCGTTCGCGCGGTGGAGATCAGCAGGAGGCAGGCGATGACCGCCAGCACGGCAAGGATCGCCATCAGCCCCGAATAGCCAAAGGCCGGTACCACCGCGATGGTCAGCCACGGCATGAACAGCGAAGGGACGGTGTTGGTCAGGTTGAAGATGCCAAGGTCGCGCCCACGATGCCGCGCACGGGGCAGGACGCGCAGGGTCTGGCTGGAATGCAGCGCCAGAAACACCGTGCTGGACAGGCCGAACACGACATAGCCCGACAATGCCAAAGCCATGCCCTGCGCCAGTGCCATCGTCACCAGGCCCAGCGCCGCAATCGCCGCGCAGATCGCCAGCGGCACGATGGGCCGCCCCGCCCTGTCCGCCCAGCGGCCCGAGAGCAGCGCCAAGGGAACGGCGGCGGCCAGCACAAAGCCGAAGATGCGCGCGACTTCCGCGTCGGTCACAGCGCTATCGATCGAACGGAACCAGTAGAGCAGATAGGCGAACAGAGCCGCCTCTGCCACCTGAACCAAAAGGCGCGCCGCCCACATGCGCTTTACCGGCTTGGCCGGGTCCGCCGCTTCGGCAGGGCCG
The sequence above is a segment of the Croceicoccus naphthovorans genome. Coding sequences within it:
- the gyrB gene encoding DNA topoisomerase (ATP-hydrolyzing) subunit B, giving the protein MDENTEKQPNANAYGAESIKVLKGLDAVRKRPGMYIGDTDDGSGLHHMVFEVSDNAIDEALAGHCDRVLIELHPDNSVSVDDNGRGIPTDIHKEEGVSAAEVIMTQLHAGGKFENTSDDNAYKVSGGLHGVGVSVVNALSEWLELTIWRDGKEHWMRFEHGNAVSPLEIKGDAPLNEDGKPRKGTRVRFSASDQTFKNVTEYDFDKLEHRYRELAFLNSGVRIILRDLRHEEPLEHDLFYEGGIGAFVKYLDRNKQPMIPDPIAISAEKDGIGIEVALEWNDSYYENVLCFTNNIPQRDGGTHLAAFRAALTRTLNGYADRSGLMKKEKVSLSGEDMREGLTAIVSVKLPDPKFGSQTKDKLVSSEVRQPLESLMSDKMSEWLEENPNHAKAIIQKVVDAAAAREAARRAREMSRKGAMSVASLPGKLADCQERDPAKCEIFLVEGDSAGGSAKQGRDRKTQAILPLKGKILNVERARFDRIIGSKEVGTLIQAMGTGLRDEFNLEKLRYHKIVIMTDADVDGAHIRTLLLTFFHRQMPEIIKAGHLYIAQPPLYKVSKGRSEVYLKDNDALDRYLIEGGLSNKVLETREGARSGDDLAALVEQARRFKSTLAFAPGRYNSSIVEALALAGALDPALTPAARDEALARTAATMQVEDPEAKWTAKATDEGYAIERLWRGVTDHFAIDAKFLDSAEARKLHRVAAEQADAYIGGARLIRGSAIEDDGEDAAPAKTEGHITRPTQLLEKVLAAGRKGLSISRYKGLGEMNAEQLWETTLDPDNRALLQVKVEDADVTDEIFTRLMGDIVEPRRDFIQENALNVVNLDV
- a CDS encoding OsmC family protein, producing MTTNTATARYEGLGKDGKGHVATVSGALDAPYGFNTRFEDAPGTNPEEMIAAAHASCFTMATSFGLAKAGYTDGQLDTECTVTLEKDGDGFKVSKSALTLTAKVAGIGQEEFEKITDETKAGCPISKLLNCEITLDRTLEA
- a CDS encoding spinster family MFS transporter, giving the protein MTATTTETPPARTEPARTLPAKPGPVLGMLLAVYIFNFLDRQILSILAAPIQADLQLSDTQMGLLGGIAFALLYSTLAVPLAWLADRTSRSWVITVSLVLWSGFTAICGLAGGFWHIFLARLGVGIGEAGGVAPSYAIIGDYFPSSKRAFALSIYSLGIPLGSALGVMAGGYIAATVDWRVAFVVVGLLGVLLAPLFKLVVKDVPRAPVATGEAPKFRAIAGLLARKPAFWLLSFGAASGSMLGYGVAFWLPSLLQRSFGLDLVQTSQFFGGVLLIGGVAGVLLGGWLGDKLGRRDRAWYAWLPTLAYLCAIPFYAGGIVSGSVALAFVLFLIPQAFAYIWLGPVLSAVQHLVAPAERATASSLFLLINNLIGLGGGIYALGALSDALKPVYGDEALRWSMLFALALYGLAALFMGLAGRQLRKGWVEDV
- a CDS encoding alpha/beta fold hydrolase, producing MVQYREHRYRSADGRLDLFARDYPAGGRTDGAGEGAEAKTPLLLMHGLTRNSADFEPLVPHLADWRLIVPDQRGRGLSDNDDTPENYRVDVYMADMLALLDSLGIDRCAVIGTSMGGLIGMGLAATAPDRLKAMVLNDIGPVVDAAGLARITEYVGPSKPVAAWADAAGKVAAINADAFPGFDDRDWLAFAQRTSREGPEGISPAYDPAIALGMTEGSDAVVPADLWPLWDSFGTLPVLSLRGALSDLMAAETQAEMERRHAGPFVAVEVPQRGHAPLLDEPEVLAALLPFLHEYAR
- a CDS encoding low molecular weight protein-tyrosine-phosphatase, whose translation is MNDTPRILFVCLGNICRSPLAEAALRAEADRAGLTIAVDSAGTGAWHVGNPPDPRAISEAARNGMDIAHYRARQVGRNDFTAFTHIYALDADNLANLRRMRPSDGTAALALLLDEVPGRTGEAVADPYYGDDSGFAVTWADVSAAARAIVARLR